The DNA segment TTAATACAAATACTTATCTTCCCAAGTATGCATATGTAGATAATATAAATGCTTTTCATACTGAGTAACAATATCAGCAACTACTTGCGCTTGAGAATAATACATAATGTCATAATGTTGCCCACCATGTTCTAAGAATACCTCTGCTCGATAATAATGTTGATCTATTTCTTTATTTTCTAAAAAGCCAGGTATTAAAAATGGCCTAAGCTTGACACTATACATAAAATTATCACCATCTATCTTAGGTACAGTTAATGTAATTGAATCGACTTCAGGTGTAATTGATGCATCAATTTGATGCTTTTTAAAAATAGTTAAAAATTCTCTTATCGCAGGTAATACAGTTTCATCTAAAAATACTTTTGCTTTTTCATAATTAGGCTTATCTAACAACTCATTCAAGCGTTTTTGCCAACTAACATTAGCATTATCAAACTGAATAACTGTCTTATGTGTTTTAATACTTGAAGTTTTTAAATAATCCTCTCTTAACGCCTTAATTAATGAGAAACACATTAATAAAACAATCACTAGAAATGGAAAAGCACTAACAATAGTTGCAGTTTGTAATGCAACAAGACCACCTGAATATAATAAAGAAATTGCTAATAAGCCTTCTAATAATGACCAACACATTCTTTGAACTACAACTGATTTTTTCGCATTACCTGTCGCAATAATATCAACGACTAATGCACCTGAGTCTGCTGATGTTACAAAAAATATAATCACTAAAAGCATAGCAACTAATGAAATAATTGATGAAAAAGGAAAATATTCAAAAAAAACAAATAAGGCTTTTGGTACATTATTTTCAACTGCATGAACTAAATTTTCTGCAGTACCACTTTGTACTAGATCAATGCTTGAATTACCAAATACAGTCATCCATAAAAATGTAAACCCCGCTGGAATAAACAACACACCAATTAAAAACTCACGTATCGTACGTCCTTTGGAGACTTTTGCAATAAACATACCAACAAAGGGAGACCAAGCAATCCACCACCCCCAATAAAATAAAGTCCAACCACTTAACCAGCCTTGTTTATGTTCATAAGCATATAAATTAAATGTCTTATGAATAATCGTACTTAAATATACACCAACATTTTGTACATAAGCTTGTAATAAATGTGCAGTACTTCCAACAACAAGTATAAAAATCAATAAGACAACTGCAACAATTAGATTAAAATTACTTAATATTTTGATGCCTTTCTGTAATCCTAATACAACAGATACCGTTGCTATTAGTGTAACAGTAGTAATGATAAGCATTTGCATTGTTATATTATCTGGAAACTGAAATAAACTATTTAAGCCTGCATTGACTTGACTGGCGCCAAGCCCTAGTGAAGTTGCAATACCAAAAATTGTCCCAATAATGGCAAAAATATCAATTAAATGCCCCACAAGACCAAAAATTCTCTTTCCAAAAATAGGATATAATGCTGAGCGAGGCAAAAGTGGTAGCTTATGACGGTAGGCAAAATAAGCTAAAGATAACCCAACAACTGCATAAACACCCCAAGCTTCTAAGCCCCAATGAAAGAAGGTAATATTCATGGCTTCTCTAGCTTTATCAACTTGATTATCAAAATTACCTGGAGGTGCTAAATAATGCTTTAATGGTTCTGCCACTGAAAAAAACATCAATCCAATCCCCATGCCTGCAGCAAATAGCATTGCAAACCATGATAGATTATGATGCTCTGGCTGTTCATGATCTGAACCAAGTTTAATATCACCTAAACGGCTAACCATTAAAAATATACAAACACATAGAAAAACTGCCATTCCTACAACATATAACCAACCTAAATTATTTGTAAGCCAGTTTTGTATCGCTGAAAAAATTAATCTTGTCTTATATGGAAAAAGTATTCCAACTAATGTTAATAACACTACTAATATAATGGATGGAAAAAATACAGGTGCATAGATTCCCTTTACTTTACGATTCATACAATCCCTACCCTAATAGCTACTGTTGTGTACTATTTTATCACTTTAATTTTTAAAATTTAATTTGATTATTAAGTATTTATGCTTGTTAATATATTTGTATATTTAGTTTGGGTAATTTATATATACTTTAAACAAGATATTTTCATCTGTTCGATACAATAATATAAACAAACGTCTGATTTTTTAAATATGTATATTTCTGCTCACCTCTATAGTATATTGTCCAAACAGTACAGATTCACAGAAATTTATTCTTAGGAATCTGCTCTTTCCTAGGGGTTGCACTTAATAAAATTTTCACAGCATTCATGATAACAATTTAACATTCTCAATTGCTTTTCTAGTATTAAGCATTTTGATAAAATGTCATGTAAATAATTTTATTATTAAAGATTAATCATACAATGATCAACTACCCTCATATCTCTTATGCATTAAGTACAGCAACACTATATTTATTGCTTTTAATTGTGCCCTTAATTATTGGGTTATTCCATCAACTCATCCTAAAGCCAAAAAATAATTTACTAATTTATACAAACTACTTCATTAGCTTTAATATGACTTTAAGCTCACTTTTTATTGCCTGTGGGTATATTTTTAATGCACACTCTATGGCAAAACTTCAAAATTGGCCTTATTCACCAATGTTCATTGAATATGGTATCTTACACGCTGCTATCTTTATTATCTCTTTAGTTGCATTATGGAAAGGAAATCTTTTTAAAGCTGCAATTATAGGATTTTATAGCATCTATTTATTATTTTTTTCGATTGCTCAAGTCATACAAATTATTCAACAAACAACACAATATCAAGCAAGCCAATTAGTTGAATTAATCTATTCATTAGTGCTTTCTACTGTTTTCATAATTTTTTATAGGTTATTATCTAAAATGACGTCAAAATAACAAGGAATCACTTAGTATGTCGCCAAATAAACTAATCTATACTATCATCATTTTTATAATAAGCTGCTCTTTTGTATATGGAGAAAATATGATGTCTGATCGATTTAATAATAAAGTTGTTTTTATCACTGGTGGTACTTCTGGCATTGGACTTGCCACTGCAGTTGAGTTTGCAAAGCAAGGTGCAGCTCATGTTATTGTCAGTGGTAGAAGCGAAGAAAAATGGCAGCATGCACAGGCTTATATCAAAGAACATTTATCTAAAGAACAAGCTAAACACATCGAGTATATGAGCTGTGATATCAGAGTTGAATCACAGGTACAAGAAACGTTAAAGAAAATTTATGATCAATATGGACGCTTAGATATTGCATTTAATAATGCAGGTGTACAACCTGGCGATGTTACAGCTAAAGGAAATATTGAAGACTTTGACTTTAAGTCAGAAGTTCAGTCAGATGGTTCAATTGCTTATGTTTTACCTACACCGCAACCTGACTCTAAAAATAATCATCACGATACTAACTGGCGAGAAGAAATTCCTACACAGTCAACTGCAGCTTCTCATTACCGTGAAAGCCCAATTGCAACCAATGTGTTAGGCACTTTTTATTGTATGAAATGGGAAATAGCTTATACCTTCTCAAGACAACCTAAAGATCTACCAGTATCAAT comes from the bacterium SCSIO 12844 genome and includes:
- a CDS encoding BCCT family transporter, whose translation is MNRKVKGIYAPVFFPSIILVVLLTLVGILFPYKTRLIFSAIQNWLTNNLGWLYVVGMAVFLCVCIFLMVSRLGDIKLGSDHEQPEHHNLSWFAMLFAAGMGIGLMFFSVAEPLKHYLAPPGNFDNQVDKAREAMNITFFHWGLEAWGVYAVVGLSLAYFAYRHKLPLLPRSALYPIFGKRIFGLVGHLIDIFAIIGTIFGIATSLGLGASQVNAGLNSLFQFPDNITMQMLIITTVTLIATVSVVLGLQKGIKILSNFNLIVAVVLLIFILVVGSTAHLLQAYVQNVGVYLSTIIHKTFNLYAYEHKQGWLSGWTLFYWGWWIAWSPFVGMFIAKVSKGRTIREFLIGVLFIPAGFTFLWMTVFGNSSIDLVQSGTAENLVHAVENNVPKALFVFFEYFPFSSIISLVAMLLVIIFFVTSADSGALVVDIIATGNAKKSVVVQRMCWSLLEGLLAISLLYSGGLVALQTATIVSAFPFLVIVLLMCFSLIKALREDYLKTSSIKTHKTVIQFDNANVSWQKRLNELLDKPNYEKAKVFLDETVLPAIREFLTIFKKHQIDASITPEVDSITLTVPKIDGDNFMYSVKLRPFLIPGFLENKEIDQHYYRAEVFLEHGGQHYDIMYYSQAQVVADIVTQYEKHLYYLHMHTWEDKYLY
- a CDS encoding SDR family oxidoreductase — protein: MSDRFNNKVVFITGGTSGIGLATAVEFAKQGAAHVIVSGRSEEKWQHAQAYIKEHLSKEQAKHIEYMSCDIRVESQVQETLKKIYDQYGRLDIAFNNAGVQPGDVTAKGNIEDFDFKSEVQSDGSIAYVLPTPQPDSKNNHHDTNWREEIPTQSTAASHYRESPIATNVLGTFYCMKWEIAYTFSRQPKDLPVSIINTSSRVGTLPTPSRPLYSASKAFINSLTRSLSNQAAQRANADDRAMVRVNAVAPGPVDTPLERAAFPGKSFDTAKAGVPMQRIAEPEDIAEAVLFLADNNMSNYITGAILPVDGGHVAAPVIKP